The Elgaria multicarinata webbii isolate HBS135686 ecotype San Diego chromosome 4, rElgMul1.1.pri, whole genome shotgun sequence genome contains a region encoding:
- the GPCPD1 gene encoding glycerophosphocholine phosphodiesterase GPCPD1 has product MAPCRVTFAVRGISPPGEFFAICGSCNSLGNWNPQCAVILQPEDEAGDVLLWKTTVELPRGKDIDYRYFQGTFLEPQTPDGPCQVIIHKWETHLPPRSITPLEDEIFLEDGHFGIFDDVESVDSGWLTCQTEIRLRLHFSEKPPVSITKKKFKKSRFRVKLTLEGLEEEGEDEEDDRLSPTIHHKMANTLEISLISDTEFKSRHSQPECGYGLQPDRWTEYTIQTMEPDNLELIFDFFEEDLSEAVIQGDELPGHVGSACLLSSTIAEAGKSCGILTLPIMSRISRKTIGKVRVDYIIIKPIQGYFCDMEASYAKYWRERSGLDVGHRGAGNSTTTTKLAKLRENTVASLKNAARHGAAFVEFDVHLSRDHIPIIYHDLTCCIAMKKKDETEPLELFEIAVKELTFAQLQLLKLAHVTALKSKDSQESFKEEDNVPSDMQPFPSLQTVLESIPESVGFNIEIKWICQQKDGLWDGNLSTYFDMNIFLDIILKTVLVKAGHRRIIFSSFDADICTMVRQKQNKYPILFLTQGKCETYPELMDLRCRTTAIATSFALFENLLGINAHTEELLINPSFVEDAISRGLVVFCWGDETNEPENRKKLREYGVHGLVYDRIYDWMPEQPNIFQTEQLERLRKEVPELKSCICPTVSHFSTVGLWARKVEPFSNNSREENNTEKT; this is encoded by the exons ATGGCCCCTTGTCGGGTTACCTTTGCAGTAAGAGGAATATCACCACCAG GAGAGTTTTTTGCCATATGCGGAAGCTGCAATTCTCTGGGAAATTGGAATCCCCAATGTGCAGTAATCCTTCAGCCGGAGGATGAGGCTGGTGATGT TCTGCTATGGAAAACTACAGTTGAGCTTCCTAGAGGAAAGGATATTGACTATCGATATTTTCAAGGGACCTTTTTAGAACCCCAG ACTCCCGATGGTCCATGCCAAGTCATAATTCACAAGTGGGAGACTCATCTACCACCACGATCAATAACCCCTTTAG AGGATGAGATTTTCCTTGAGGATGGGCACTTCGGAATCTTTG ATGATGTGGAGAGTGTCGATTCTGGATGGCTGACATGTCAGACAGAAATAAGACTACGTCTGCATTTTTCTGAAAAACCACCTGTATCAATAACTaagaaaaagtttaaaaaatctaGGTTTAG GGTGAAACTCACCCTTgaaggcttggaggaggagggtgaAGATGAAGAGGATGATAGACTGTCACCTACAATTCATCATAAAATGGCAAACACGTTAGAGATTTCATTAATAAGTGATACTGAATTCAAATCTCGGCATTCTCAGCCAGAATGTGGTTATGGACTTCAGCCTGACCGGTGGACAGAATATACTATACAGACCATGGAACCAGACAACTTGGAATTAATCTTCGACTTTTTTGAG GAAGATCTTAGTGAAGCAGTAATACAAGGCGATGAGCTTCCGGGCCATGTGGGCTCTGCATGTCTGTTATCCTCCACTATCGCAGAAGCAGGAAAGAGCTGTGGTATTCTTACGCTTCCTATTATGAGCAGAATTTCACGAAAAACAATTGGAAAAGTTAGAG TGGACTACATAATTATTAAGCCAATTCAAGGATACTTCTGTGATATGGAAGCTTCGTATGCTAAATActggagagaaagatcaggactAGATGTCGGGCACAGGGGTGCAGGCAACTCTACAACAACCACCAA GCTTGCTAAACTTCGAGAAAATACTGTTGCTTCTTTAAAGAATGCTGCTAGACAT GGAGCAGCCTTTGTGGAATTTGATGTACATCTTTCCCGGGATCACATCCCCATCATATATCATGATCTTACTTGTTGTATTGCTATGAAAAAG AAAGATGAAACTGAGCCATTGGAGCTGTTCGAGATTGCAGTTAAAGAACTCACTTTTGCCCAGCTTCAGTTATTAAAG CTGGCACATGTGACTGCATTGAAATCCAAAGATAGTCAAG AATCATTCAAAGAAGAAGACAATGTTCCTTCTGACATGCAACCATTCCCCTCTCTACAAACT GTACTAGAATCTATTCCCGAAAGTGTTGGATTTAATATAGAAATCAAATGGATCTGCCAGCAAAAG gaTGGCTTATGGGATGGCAACCTTTCAACCTACTTTGACATGAACATTTTCCtagatataattttaaaaactgttcTGGTCAAGGCTGGACATAGGAGGATCATATTTTCTTCATTTGATGCAGATATATGCACAAT GGTcagacagaaacaaaataaatatcccATATTATTTCTAACTCAAGGAAAATGTGAAACTTACCCAGAACTCATGGATCTCAGGTGCCGTACGACGGCTATTGCCACGAGTTTTGCACTGTTTGAAAATCTGTTG GGAATTAATGCACATACCGAAGAATTGCTAATCAATCCATCATTTGTTGAAGATGCCATATCGAGAGGCTTGGTTGTCTTTTGCTGGGGTGATGAAACAAATGAACCAGAGAATAGGAAAAAGCTGAGGGAATATGGAGTTCACGGTCTGGTATATGATAG